One genomic window of Undibacterium cyanobacteriorum includes the following:
- a CDS encoding MFS transporter, which translates to MTSSEIRAGLSLASIFALRMLGLFMMLPIFVLHAKSLADGSSDSLIGMALGIYGITQACLQLPFGIASDKYGRKPVIVFGLILFVLGAVIAALSHTVMGLLIGRAIQGSGAISAAITALLADTTREQHRTKAMAMVGGSIGMSFALAMVLAPVLYLSINMSGIFWMIASMALAAIGVVLWVTPNAPKIVAPKVPLTEVLKNPELMRLNFGVFVLHLSQVAMFVVLPTALVQVAHIALDHHWQVYLPVMFVSFIVMVMLIMRGERGGKMKQVFVWSIALLMVAQLGFWALFDHAYTIIASLFIFFVAFNTLEASQPSLVSRLAPPAAKGAALGVYNTLQALGLATGGALGGWMKQHTGTTSIFIFTAVLSLIWLIIAVRMPEIAKRGGSQ; encoded by the coding sequence ATGACGAGTTCCGAAATCCGCGCGGGTTTGTCGCTCGCGTCGATTTTTGCGCTACGTATGCTGGGCCTGTTCATGATGTTGCCGATCTTTGTTCTACATGCCAAATCACTCGCTGATGGCAGTAGTGATAGCTTGATTGGCATGGCCTTGGGGATTTATGGGATTACCCAGGCTTGCTTGCAATTACCATTTGGTATCGCTTCCGACAAATATGGCCGTAAGCCGGTGATTGTGTTCGGCTTGATCTTGTTTGTGCTGGGCGCGGTGATTGCAGCCTTGTCGCATACCGTGATGGGTTTGTTAATTGGTCGTGCCATTCAAGGTTCAGGGGCGATCTCGGCGGCGATTACCGCTCTCTTGGCCGATACTACTCGCGAACAACATCGCACCAAGGCGATGGCGATGGTCGGTGGATCCATCGGCATGAGTTTCGCGCTGGCGATGGTATTGGCGCCGGTCTTGTACTTGAGCATCAACATGAGTGGCATTTTTTGGATGATTGCGAGTATGGCCTTGGCCGCCATCGGCGTTGTGCTATGGGTGACGCCGAATGCGCCGAAAATCGTCGCGCCGAAAGTGCCATTAACAGAGGTGCTGAAAAATCCTGAGCTAATGCGTTTGAATTTTGGTGTGTTCGTTTTGCATCTGAGCCAAGTAGCGATGTTTGTGGTGCTACCGACCGCTTTGGTACAGGTCGCCCATATTGCTCTGGATCACCATTGGCAAGTGTATTTGCCGGTCATGTTCGTTTCCTTCATCGTAATGGTGATGTTGATCATGCGCGGCGAACGCGGTGGCAAGATGAAGCAGGTGTTTGTATGGTCAATCGCGCTCTTGATGGTGGCGCAGTTGGGCTTCTGGGCCTTGTTTGATCATGCTTATACCATTATCGCTTCCTTATTCATTTTCTTCGTCGCCTTTAATACCTTGGAAGCCAGCCAACCTTCTTTGGTTTCGCGCTTGGCACCACCTGCAGCGAAAGGCGCGGCCCTGGGTGTGTACAACACGCTACAGGCTTTGGGCTTAGCAACTGGCGGCGCACTCGGTGGGTGGATGAAACAACACACTGGTACCACCAGTATCTTTATTTTCACTGCAGTTTTGTCTTTGATCTGGCTTATAATCGCAGTCCGCATGCCGGAAATTGCAAAGCGCGGCGGCAGTCAGTAG
- the uvrA gene encoding excinuclease ABC subunit UvrA — protein MTISKSARTSTAKTTKASKANKPSELEFDTNDFPIPKKEAIRVRGARTHNLKNINLDLPRNQLVVITGLSGSGKSSLAFDTLYAEGQRRYVESLSAYARQFLQLMEKPDVDLIEGLSPAISIEQKATSHNPRSTVGTVTEIHDYLRLLYARVGTPYCPDHPENPLAAQSVSQMVDAVLAMPEDTKLMILAPVVSNRKGEHVDLFEQMQAQGFVRFRIQSGTHAAKIYDVDDLPKLKKTEKHSIDVVVDRVKVKAEIKQRLAESFETCLRIAEGRALVVDMDSGHEQLFSNKFACPICGYSLQELEPRLFSFNNPMGACPECDGLGHIEFFDPKRIVAFPNLSLASGAVKGWDRRNQFYFQMLQNLAAFYDFDLDTPFEQLSESAQNVVLYGSGKQTIPFTYINEKGRTVIKEHTFEGVVNNLQRRYRETDSMAVKEELAKFINEKECPSCHGARLRVEARFVKVGSGKQEKAIFEISEMPLRDGMEFFSKLKLTGAKRDIADRIIKEISSRLTFLNNVGLDYLSLDRSADTLSGGEAQRIRLASQIGSGLTGVMYVLDEPSIGLHQRDNDRLIGTLKHLRDIGNSVLVVEHDEDAIRAADFIVDMGLGAGVHGGEVIAHGGLDDIMKNNRSLTAQYLSGALEISVPKKRTAFNADKQFVISGACGNNLKKVNLKLPVGLLTCVTGVSGSGKSTLVNDTLYLAAARHLYGSQTEPAPFDSISGLEHFDKVISVDQAPIGRTPRSNPATYTGLFTPIRDLFATVPVAKERGYSAGRFSFNVKGGRCEACQGDGVLKVEMHFLPDVYVPCDVCHGKRYNRETLEVQYKGKNIHEILEMTVEDAHEFFKAVPLIARKLQTLLDVGLGYIRLGQSATTLSGGEAQRVKLSLELSKRDTGRTLYILDEPTTGLHFHDIALLLKVIHRLRDQGNTVVIIEHNLDVIKTADWIVDMGPEGGAGGGRIIASGTPEDVAANEHSVTGHYLLPLLKKK, from the coding sequence ATGACCATCAGCAAGAGCGCCAGAACCAGCACCGCAAAAACTACCAAGGCTTCCAAAGCTAACAAGCCTAGTGAATTGGAATTCGACACGAATGATTTTCCGATTCCTAAAAAGGAAGCGATTCGGGTTCGTGGTGCGCGCACGCATAACTTAAAGAATATCAATCTTGATTTGCCTCGCAATCAACTGGTCGTGATTACGGGTTTATCCGGTTCCGGCAAATCCTCGCTCGCGTTTGATACTTTATATGCCGAAGGACAGCGCCGTTATGTTGAATCTTTGTCGGCTTACGCGCGCCAATTTTTGCAGTTGATGGAAAAGCCCGATGTTGATTTGATTGAAGGCCTGTCGCCAGCGATCTCAATTGAACAAAAAGCGACCTCGCACAATCCACGTTCCACCGTCGGCACGGTCACAGAAATTCACGATTACTTACGTTTGCTATACGCTCGCGTTGGCACACCTTACTGTCCTGATCATCCAGAGAATCCGTTGGCGGCACAATCGGTGTCGCAAATGGTCGATGCGGTCTTGGCCATGCCAGAAGACACCAAACTGATGATCTTGGCGCCGGTGGTGTCGAATCGCAAAGGTGAACATGTCGATTTGTTCGAGCAAATGCAGGCACAGGGTTTCGTGCGCTTCCGCATTCAGAGCGGTACCCATGCAGCGAAAATTTATGACGTCGATGATTTGCCAAAATTAAAGAAAACAGAAAAGCACAGCATCGACGTGGTAGTCGATCGCGTCAAAGTCAAAGCAGAGATCAAACAACGCTTGGCTGAGTCTTTCGAAACTTGCCTGCGCATTGCCGAAGGCCGCGCTTTGGTGGTCGATATGGATAGTGGCCATGAACAACTGTTCTCGAACAAATTTGCTTGCCCGATTTGCGGCTACAGCTTGCAAGAATTAGAGCCACGTCTATTCTCATTCAATAATCCGATGGGCGCTTGCCCTGAATGTGATGGCTTGGGGCATATCGAATTCTTCGACCCCAAACGTATCGTTGCCTTCCCCAATCTTTCACTCGCCAGCGGTGCCGTAAAAGGCTGGGATAGACGCAATCAATTTTATTTCCAGATGCTGCAAAACCTCGCCGCATTCTATGACTTTGATCTCGACACGCCATTCGAACAATTGTCCGAAAGCGCGCAGAACGTGGTCTTGTATGGCTCCGGCAAACAGACCATCCCTTTCACCTACATCAATGAAAAAGGTCGCACAGTCATCAAAGAGCACACTTTCGAAGGTGTGGTGAACAATTTGCAGCGTCGCTATCGCGAAACAGATTCGATGGCAGTTAAAGAAGAGCTCGCAAAATTCATCAACGAGAAAGAATGCCCTTCCTGCCATGGCGCTCGTTTGCGCGTCGAAGCGCGCTTCGTCAAAGTCGGTAGCGGCAAACAAGAAAAAGCGATTTTTGAAATCAGCGAAATGCCATTGCGTGATGGTATGGAGTTCTTTAGCAAGCTCAAATTGACAGGTGCCAAGCGCGATATCGCGGACCGCATCATCAAGGAAATCAGCTCACGCCTGACCTTCCTCAATAACGTTGGCTTGGACTATCTTTCGCTCGATCGTAGCGCCGATACATTGTCTGGCGGCGAAGCGCAAAGGATTCGTTTGGCGTCACAAATCGGTTCTGGTTTGACCGGCGTGATGTATGTGCTCGACGAACCGTCAATTGGTTTGCATCAACGCGATAATGATCGCTTGATCGGCACCTTGAAACACTTGCGTGATATCGGCAATAGCGTGCTCGTCGTTGAGCATGATGAAGATGCGATTCGTGCCGCGGACTTCATTGTCGATATGGGTCTCGGTGCAGGCGTGCACGGTGGTGAAGTGATCGCCCACGGCGGTCTTGACGACATCATGAAAAATAATCGTTCGCTGACAGCGCAATATTTGTCTGGTGCCTTAGAAATCAGCGTGCCGAAGAAGCGCACCGCCTTCAATGCTGACAAACAATTCGTCATCAGTGGCGCCTGCGGCAATAATCTGAAGAAGGTCAATCTTAAGCTGCCCGTCGGTTTATTAACTTGTGTGACGGGTGTTTCGGGCTCGGGTAAATCGACTTTGGTCAACGACACTTTGTATTTGGCAGCGGCACGTCATTTGTATGGTTCGCAAACGGAACCAGCACCGTTCGATAGCATTAGTGGCTTGGAACATTTTGATAAAGTCATTTCGGTCGACCAAGCGCCGATTGGTCGCACTCCTCGCTCCAATCCAGCGACCTACACCGGCTTGTTCACACCAATCCGCGATTTGTTCGCCACTGTTCCGGTCGCCAAAGAGCGCGGCTACAGCGCAGGGCGCTTCTCATTCAACGTCAAAGGCGGCCGCTGCGAAGCCTGCCAAGGTGATGGCGTGTTGAAAGTGGAAATGCACTTCTTACCCGACGTGTATGTACCGTGCGACGTCTGCCACGGCAAACGATATAACCGCGAAACTTTGGAAGTGCAATACAAGGGTAAGAACATTCATGAAATCTTAGAGATGACGGTGGAAGATGCACATGAATTCTTCAAAGCCGTGCCGCTCATCGCGCGCAAATTGCAAACCCTCCTCGACGTTGGTTTGGGCTATATCCGCTTAGGCCAAAGCGCCACGACTTTATCGGGTGGTGAGGCACAGCGCGTCAAACTCTCACTTGAATTGTCTAAGCGCGATACAGGTCGTACGCTTTACATTTTGGACGAACCCACCACGGGCTTGCATTTCCATGACATCGCCCTGCTACTGAAAGTAATTCATCGTTTGCGTGATCAAGGCAACACGGTCGTTATCATCGAACACAATCTCGATGTCATCAAAACAGCAGATTGGATTGTTGACATGGGGCCTGAAGGCGGCGCTGGTGGCGGACGCATTATTGCCAGTGGCACGCCAGAAGATGTGGCGGCGAATGAGCATAGTGTGACGGGACATTACTTGTTGCCTTTATTGAAGAAGAAATAG
- the pth gene encoding aminoacyl-tRNA hydrolase gives MSIKLIVGLGNPGPEYEQTRHNAGFWLVDQLASMGLQRDKNFNALVAKTRIAGEEVWLLQPQTFMNRSGQSVGAICRFYKITPDQVLVVHDELDIAPGLAKLKKGGSSGGHNGLKDITAALGTQDYWRMRIGIGHPRTLNLQQGVADFVLHRPRKEEQTLIDESIARALEVIPKLVQGQFAEAMTQLHTTK, from the coding sequence ATGAGCATCAAACTAATCGTAGGCCTCGGCAATCCGGGGCCAGAATATGAGCAAACCCGCCACAATGCGGGCTTTTGGCTAGTCGATCAGCTGGCGAGCATGGGCTTACAGCGCGACAAAAACTTCAACGCCTTGGTCGCCAAAACCCGCATCGCTGGTGAGGAGGTGTGGCTGCTACAACCACAAACTTTTATGAATCGCTCTGGTCAATCCGTCGGCGCCATCTGCCGCTTCTACAAAATCACACCAGATCAAGTATTGGTGGTGCACGACGAACTCGACATTGCGCCGGGTCTCGCCAAACTTAAAAAGGGTGGCTCAAGTGGCGGTCACAACGGCCTCAAAGACATCACGGCTGCACTCGGCACGCAGGACTATTGGCGCATGCGCATCGGAATCGGTCATCCGCGCACACTCAACTTGCAGCAAGGTGTGGCTGATTTCGTTTTGCATCGACCACGCAAGGAAGAACAAACATTAATCGACGAATCGATCGCCCGTGCCTTGGAAGTCATTCCGAAACTGGTCCAAGGTCAATTTGCCGAAGCTATGACGCAACTACACACAACAAAATGA
- a CDS encoding TonB-dependent receptor plug domain-containing protein — MKLKQITQSMLAVGVVSSAFIAMPSYAQETQPKVQRVEVTGSSIKRSDFETAASVQVLTRADIERTGANTALGVITDSVSVNTAINSASSSSGSFATGSSGASMRGLGKVSTLILVNGRRIAPYGLADGAQENFTNLDAIASDAIDRIEILRDGASAIYGSDAIAGVINIILRKDYQGAEAKIGYRSAFDFQDLRSRNFSAIYGYGDVEKNGFNTYITVEGYKRDGYTTGDLRNQFPDWHRQTPGRSTWDAKSSFSPTGNYFLSATNIVAAPGCPTDAIDPVDKQCKMDILGYSGLTTNNERYAFASNTNFKIGKDINANFELTYANAYNSYIVAPFNVSNGSTTTSTSIWYNVYGGKMVGPFSYPKLPVGHPNNPYATPVEYRARMMDTGNGFNFNKTNSDQYRAMLALDGTIGNFDWKSAVGFMNSTADKATRAVSAKGYTDAIINKTYKFGQQNDRALLETMFPIRTTKGESTITFADAVVTGEVMRLPAGPLQVAFGTDLRREEYQMKSSDNVLNGDLVGIFGLQVKDTRNQAAIFGEATIPVVKKVEVSAALRADKTDGFEAHVSPKLGLRYTPTEGLLIRGTASGGFRAPNIVESGNGLGRSSVATGVNDLRRCPIANDLNALVQNAPGATTADKALANGYRGNDCSAGLPSFVASNPNLKPETSRSFTLGLVYSPSKEWSFAIDFFNIERKDEIGTRSVTDVLKGEASLPAGQLIRVDNTATDNEFLALVKKYAPNNAINFQGIGKLGMIYNPYVNTSKTRASGYDFDITSRQKLDGIGTLTMKLDGNYNTNYQQFSQADNKWGPNQTGTYDFGGKMEIKLSADLKTGNWNNSAIVSYNSGYSTNSIASPTYCVTQKVTAENMATCIRVDASTVVNYSLTYSGIKNTKLNLYIGNLFGAENPTDWRGGWSPNFRTYYVNASYKF; from the coding sequence ATGAAACTTAAGCAAATTACTCAGTCCATGTTGGCTGTGGGTGTGGTGTCGTCAGCATTCATCGCAATGCCAAGCTACGCTCAAGAAACACAACCCAAAGTTCAACGCGTAGAAGTGACCGGTTCGAGCATCAAGCGTAGTGACTTTGAAACAGCCGCTTCGGTTCAAGTGTTGACCCGTGCGGATATCGAACGTACAGGTGCAAACACAGCATTGGGCGTGATTACGGACTCCGTCTCCGTCAATACAGCGATCAACTCAGCAAGTTCTAGCTCTGGTAGCTTCGCAACCGGTTCGTCAGGCGCGAGTATGCGTGGTCTCGGCAAAGTCTCGACTTTGATCTTGGTCAACGGCCGTCGTATTGCACCGTATGGCTTGGCTGATGGCGCACAAGAAAACTTCACCAACCTCGATGCTATCGCTTCGGATGCGATCGATCGTATCGAAATTTTGCGTGACGGTGCTTCCGCGATTTACGGTTCCGATGCGATCGCTGGCGTTATTAACATCATTTTGCGTAAAGACTATCAAGGCGCTGAAGCGAAAATCGGTTATCGCTCTGCATTTGATTTCCAAGATTTGCGTAGCCGTAATTTCTCTGCAATCTACGGTTATGGCGATGTCGAGAAAAATGGCTTTAACACTTACATCACAGTAGAAGGCTACAAGCGCGATGGTTACACCACTGGTGATTTGCGTAACCAATTCCCAGACTGGCACCGCCAAACACCAGGTCGTTCGACTTGGGATGCGAAAAGTTCTTTCTCGCCAACGGGTAACTACTTCTTGAGTGCAACGAACATCGTTGCTGCTCCAGGTTGCCCAACTGATGCGATCGATCCAGTCGATAAGCAATGTAAGATGGATATCTTGGGCTATAGCGGCCTGACGACCAACAACGAACGCTATGCTTTCGCAAGTAATACAAACTTCAAAATTGGCAAAGATATCAATGCTAATTTCGAATTAACCTACGCAAACGCTTACAACTCCTACATCGTTGCGCCGTTCAACGTCAGCAACGGCTCCACGACAACGTCGACCAGCATTTGGTACAACGTGTACGGTGGCAAAATGGTGGGCCCATTCTCTTATCCAAAATTGCCAGTTGGCCATCCAAACAATCCATACGCGACGCCAGTTGAATACCGTGCGCGTATGATGGATACAGGTAATGGCTTTAACTTCAATAAGACAAATTCTGATCAGTACCGCGCTATGTTGGCCTTGGACGGCACCATCGGTAATTTCGATTGGAAATCAGCAGTTGGTTTCATGAATTCGACAGCGGACAAAGCGACTCGCGCAGTGAGTGCGAAGGGTTACACCGATGCGATCATCAATAAGACCTATAAATTCGGTCAACAAAACGATCGCGCTTTGTTGGAAACCATGTTCCCAATTCGCACAACCAAAGGTGAATCAACGATCACTTTTGCTGATGCGGTTGTGACTGGTGAAGTCATGCGTTTGCCAGCAGGTCCATTGCAAGTGGCGTTTGGTACAGATCTTCGTCGTGAAGAATATCAGATGAAGAGCTCTGACAATGTCTTGAACGGTGACTTGGTAGGTATCTTCGGTTTACAAGTGAAAGATACGCGCAACCAAGCAGCGATCTTCGGTGAAGCAACGATTCCTGTTGTGAAAAAAGTCGAAGTTAGCGCGGCTTTGCGTGCCGATAAAACGGACGGTTTCGAAGCACACGTGTCGCCAAAATTGGGCTTGCGTTACACACCAACGGAAGGTTTGTTGATTCGTGGTACAGCCTCTGGTGGTTTCCGTGCTCCAAATATCGTTGAATCTGGTAATGGCTTGGGTCGTTCTTCTGTTGCGACAGGTGTTAACGATTTGCGTCGCTGCCCAATCGCGAATGATTTGAACGCATTGGTTCAAAACGCTCCAGGTGCAACGACAGCTGATAAAGCTTTGGCGAATGGCTATCGCGGTAATGATTGCTCTGCAGGTTTGCCAAGCTTCGTTGCATCGAACCCGAATTTGAAACCAGAGACTTCACGCTCCTTCACTTTAGGTTTGGTTTACTCTCCAAGCAAAGAATGGTCTTTCGCGATCGACTTCTTCAATATCGAACGTAAAGATGAAATCGGTACTCGTTCTGTGACGGACGTTTTGAAAGGCGAAGCAAGTCTTCCAGCAGGTCAGTTGATTCGTGTTGATAACACAGCGACAGACAATGAGTTCTTAGCTTTGGTGAAAAAATATGCACCGAATAATGCCATCAATTTCCAAGGTATCGGCAAGTTGGGTATGATCTACAACCCATACGTCAACACCAGCAAAACACGCGCATCCGGATATGATTTCGATATTACATCGCGTCAAAAATTGGATGGTATCGGTACTTTGACGATGAAGTTGGATGGTAACTACAACACGAATTACCAACAGTTCAGTCAAGCTGATAACAAGTGGGGTCCTAACCAAACAGGTACTTATGACTTCGGCGGCAAGATGGAAATCAAACTGTCGGCTGATTTGAAAACAGGTAACTGGAATAATAGCGCGATCGTGAGCTACAACAGCGGCTACAGCACGAACAGCATTGCATCACCAACTTATTGCGTAACGCAAAAAGTGACTGCAGAAAACATGGCAACATGTATTCGTGTTGATGCATCGACCGTTGTGAACTACAGCTTGACCTACTCTGGTATCAAAAATACTAAGCTCAACCTGTACATCGGCAACTTGTTTGGCGCTGAAAATCCAACTGATTGGCGCGGTGGCTGGTCTCCAAACTTCCGTACATACTACGTGAACGCATCTTACAAGTTCTAA
- a CDS encoding MATE family efflux transporter, with amino-acid sequence MKSKIRSEIAKLWQIAWPVLIGQLATVGMAVSDVAMTGHLSAEDLAAVALGASLWSIILVTVMGIMIAINAVVAHEVGASAFDKIPHIMRQSMWMAFGVGMLACLLLNASTFVFDYLQLEPEVHKKASEFVHVISIGMPAFAMYRALYSYTTSLNETKPVMVIAIIGLIFNIVVNWLLIYGQFGLPQLGSTGCAVATGLGMWLMLFCMLWWTHRAPVYHATFPFTHREGPKWSEIRSMLKIGLPIGVTYFAEVSAFCAVGLLVAKFGTVAISANQIALNFSSLIFMVPMSLGIALTTRVGQTLGEGDVVHARFVSWVGVGVGLVFAVFSATFMTLLRYQVAAAYTSDPAVQEVAANLLLLAAIFQLSDAAQVTLACALRGYKVTRIPMLIHILAFYGVALPVGCALGLAPDWMPWHPTKPMEATGFWIGLVLGLTVAAFFLSIFLHRLSSSRIAYHFQAQTNE; translated from the coding sequence ATGAAATCGAAAATCCGTAGCGAAATTGCAAAACTTTGGCAAATTGCTTGGCCTGTATTGATTGGTCAACTTGCTACGGTCGGCATGGCCGTCTCGGATGTGGCAATGACGGGTCATCTGAGTGCAGAAGACTTAGCTGCGGTCGCTTTGGGCGCCTCACTTTGGTCGATTATTCTGGTGACGGTGATGGGTATCATGATCGCGATCAATGCGGTCGTTGCACATGAAGTAGGCGCCTCCGCGTTTGATAAGATTCCCCACATCATGCGTCAATCCATGTGGATGGCGTTCGGGGTCGGCATGCTTGCTTGCCTCTTGCTCAACGCATCGACCTTCGTGTTCGACTATTTGCAGCTCGAACCCGAGGTCCACAAAAAAGCGAGTGAATTTGTACATGTGATCAGCATAGGCATGCCTGCTTTCGCGATGTATCGTGCCCTATATAGCTACACCACTAGTTTGAACGAGACTAAACCGGTCATGGTGATCGCCATCATCGGCCTGATTTTCAATATCGTCGTGAACTGGCTACTGATTTACGGTCAGTTTGGTTTGCCACAATTAGGATCGACCGGCTGCGCAGTAGCGACTGGGCTGGGTATGTGGCTGATGCTGTTCTGCATGCTGTGGTGGACGCATCGCGCCCCTGTCTATCACGCGACCTTCCCTTTCACTCATCGCGAAGGACCAAAGTGGTCAGAAATCCGCAGCATGTTAAAGATTGGTCTGCCTATCGGCGTCACTTATTTTGCTGAAGTCTCAGCCTTTTGTGCCGTGGGTCTGCTGGTCGCCAAATTCGGTACGGTTGCCATCTCAGCCAATCAGATTGCCCTCAATTTTTCGTCGCTGATTTTCATGGTGCCGATGAGCTTAGGGATTGCACTAACTACCCGAGTCGGTCAAACACTTGGTGAAGGCGATGTTGTACATGCACGCTTCGTTTCATGGGTGGGAGTCGGCGTTGGCTTGGTGTTCGCGGTCTTTTCAGCGACCTTTATGACCTTGCTTCGCTATCAAGTTGCGGCAGCCTATACCTCAGATCCGGCAGTGCAAGAAGTGGCTGCCAACCTGTTGCTGTTGGCCGCCATCTTCCAGCTTTCTGATGCTGCCCAAGTGACTCTGGCTTGCGCGCTGCGCGGTTACAAAGTCACACGCATCCCGATGTTGATCCATATTTTGGCTTTTTACGGCGTTGCACTGCCAGTCGGTTGCGCACTCGGTTTGGCCCCAGATTGGATGCCATGGCACCCAACCAAGCCGATGGAAGCCACGGGGTTCTGGATCGGATTGGTACTAGGACTCACCGTTGCAGCCTTCTTCCTCAGCATTTTCCTACATCGCCTTTCAAGTAGCCGCATTGCTTATCACTTTCAAGCCCAAACCAATGAATGA
- the ychF gene encoding redox-regulated ATPase YchF: MSLKCGIVGLPNVGKSTLFNALTKAGIPAENYPFCTIEPNVGIVEVPDPRLKQLSDIVKPERIQNAIVEFVDIAGLVAGASKGEGLGNQFLAHIRETDAIVNVVRCFEDDNVIHVAGKVSPLDDIEVIQTELCLADMGSVEKAIHRENKKARSGDKDALKLVTLLEKIMPGLNDATPIRAMGLDKEEMALIKPMCLITAKPAMYVANVSESGFTNNPLLDQLTAYAAKQNAPIVAICAAIESEIADLEDDDKAAFLADMGMEEPGLDRLIRAAFKLLGLQTYFTAGVKEVRAWTIHIGDTAPQAAGVIHTDFERGFIRAQTIAFEDYIAHKGEVGAKEAGKMRAEGKEYIVKDGDVLNFLFNV, translated from the coding sequence ATGAGTCTCAAATGCGGCATCGTCGGCCTCCCAAACGTCGGCAAATCGACCCTTTTCAACGCGCTGACTAAAGCGGGTATCCCAGCAGAAAATTATCCTTTCTGTACCATCGAACCTAATGTAGGGATCGTTGAAGTTCCGGATCCGCGTCTGAAACAATTGTCTGACATCGTCAAACCAGAGCGCATTCAAAATGCGATTGTGGAATTTGTCGATATCGCTGGTCTAGTCGCAGGCGCATCCAAAGGTGAAGGCTTAGGTAATCAATTCTTGGCGCACATTCGCGAGACCGATGCGATCGTCAATGTAGTGCGTTGCTTTGAAGACGATAACGTGATTCACGTTGCTGGCAAAGTGAGCCCACTCGACGATATCGAAGTCATCCAAACTGAACTATGCTTGGCTGACATGGGTTCCGTCGAAAAAGCCATTCATCGCGAAAACAAGAAAGCTCGTTCCGGCGATAAAGATGCACTCAAACTCGTCACTTTGCTCGAGAAAATCATGCCTGGCCTGAATGACGCGACGCCTATCCGCGCCATGGGTTTAGACAAAGAAGAAATGGCCTTGATTAAGCCTATGTGCTTGATCACAGCAAAGCCTGCCATGTACGTCGCCAACGTGTCGGAAAGCGGCTTTACGAACAATCCTTTGCTCGACCAATTAACAGCTTACGCAGCGAAACAGAACGCACCTATCGTGGCCATTTGCGCTGCGATTGAATCTGAAATCGCTGACCTCGAAGATGATGACAAAGCAGCTTTCTTGGCCGACATGGGTATGGAAGAACCTGGCCTCGATCGTTTGATCCGCGCCGCCTTCAAACTGTTGGGCTTGCAAACTTATTTCACAGCGGGCGTCAAAGAAGTGCGCGCTTGGACGATTCACATTGGCGACACCGCACCGCAAGCTGCAGGTGTGATTCACACGGATTTCGAGCGTGGCTTCATTCGCGCCCAAACGATTGCGTTTGAAGATTACATCGCTCACAAAGGCGAAGTTGGCGCCAAAGAAGCCGGCAAAATGCGCGCTGAAGGCAAAGAATACATCGTTAAAGATGGCGACGTTCTGAACTTCTTGTTTAACGTCTAA